The Burkholderia pyrrocinia genome has a segment encoding these proteins:
- the cyoA gene encoding ubiquinol oxidase subunit II: MKTRASRGWSALMSIGAALSLSGCNLDVLNPKGSVGAAEKALIATSTWAMLVVVVPVILLTLWFAWRYRASNRNATYAPNWSHSTAIEVVIWTVPTLIILFLGVLTWKTTHELDPYKPLESSVKPIDVEVVALDWKWLFIYPELGIASVNQLAIPVGTPVNFRITSDSVMNSFFIPQLGGQVYAMAGMQTRLHLIADEPGNYAGTSANFSGRGFSDMKFRTLAEPREQFDAWVQKVKASPDRLDATVYGTVAQPSEKAPVRYFSSVDPRLFHNIIAKYNDGHVLDLKDAACGTKG; this comes from the coding sequence ATGAAAACAAGAGCTTCAAGAGGCTGGTCGGCGCTGATGTCAATCGGCGCGGCGCTGAGCCTGTCAGGCTGTAATTTAGATGTACTAAATCCGAAAGGAAGCGTGGGTGCCGCCGAAAAGGCGCTGATCGCGACATCCACCTGGGCGATGCTGGTCGTCGTCGTGCCGGTGATCCTGCTTACGCTGTGGTTCGCGTGGCGTTACCGCGCATCGAACCGCAACGCAACCTACGCGCCGAACTGGTCGCACTCGACCGCGATCGAAGTCGTGATCTGGACCGTGCCGACGCTGATCATCCTGTTCCTCGGCGTGCTCACGTGGAAGACCACGCACGAGCTCGACCCGTACAAGCCGCTCGAGTCGTCGGTGAAGCCGATCGACGTCGAAGTCGTCGCGCTCGACTGGAAGTGGCTGTTCATCTATCCGGAACTCGGCATCGCGTCGGTGAACCAGCTCGCGATTCCCGTCGGCACGCCGGTGAACTTCCGCATCACGTCGGATTCGGTGATGAACTCGTTCTTCATCCCGCAGCTCGGCGGCCAGGTCTACGCGATGGCCGGCATGCAGACGCGCCTGCACCTGATCGCCGACGAGCCCGGCAACTACGCGGGCACGTCCGCCAACTTCAGCGGCCGCGGTTTCTCCGACATGAAGTTCCGCACGCTCGCCGAGCCGCGCGAACAGTTCGACGCATGGGTGCAGAAGGTGAAGGCGTCGCCGGACCGGCTCGACGCGACCGTGTACGGCACCGTCGCGCAGCCGAGCGAGAAGGCGCCCGTGCGCTACTTCTCGTCGGTCGATCCGCGGCTCTTCCACAACATCATCGCGAAATACAACGATGGCCACGTCCTCGACCTGAAGGACGCCGCCTGCGGCACGAAGGGGTAA